The Erythrobacter sp. JK5 genome includes a region encoding these proteins:
- a CDS encoding shikimate kinase, with protein sequence MTEQALSNDAEIARMARRITRPIVLVGLMGAGKSTVGRRLATMLGRDFIDADDAIEEAAQRSVGEMFEEFGEAYFRDGERRVIARLMEENSGVIATGGGAFVDPETRALILEQAIAVWIDCDIDTLVERTSRRDTRPLLKNGDPKAILTKLFNDRSEYYAQAHVRVLSEDGPHADTARAIIEAIDRWM encoded by the coding sequence ATGACCGAGCAGGCCCTATCGAACGATGCCGAAATCGCCCGCATGGCACGGCGGATAACCCGTCCGATCGTGCTGGTCGGATTGATGGGTGCGGGCAAATCGACCGTCGGCAGGCGACTGGCGACAATGCTGGGTCGCGACTTCATCGATGCCGACGATGCGATCGAAGAGGCCGCGCAGCGCAGCGTCGGGGAGATGTTCGAGGAATTCGGCGAGGCCTATTTCCGCGACGGCGAGCGCCGCGTGATCGCGCGGCTGATGGAAGAGAACAGCGGCGTCATCGCGACCGGTGGCGGCGCGTTCGTCGATCCCGAGACGCGCGCGCTCATCCTGGAACAGGCCATCGCGGTGTGGATCGATTGCGATATCGACACTCTGGTCGAGCGCACTTCGCGGCGCGACACCCGCCCGTTGCTCAAGAACGGCGATCCCAAGGCGATCCTGACGAAGCTTTTCAACGACCGCAGCGAATACTACGCGCAGGCTCATGTGCGGGTGCTGAGCGAGGACGGTCCGCATGCCGACACCGCGCGAGCGATTATCGAGGCGATCGACCGATGGATGTGA
- the aroB gene encoding 3-dehydroquinate synthase, producing MDVIRVALAGRGYDVTIEPGLLGDLSRKAETSLASYREGRKIPFVADSNTHQQFGESVDATLRSSGYRAEWFVVEPGEGAKSWPVLERLTDWLLDLGVTRSDHVFALGGGVVGDLTGFACAVTKRGCGFVQIPTTLLAQVDSSVGGKTAINTRAGKNLIGAFHQPSAVLIDPQVLDTLPDREMRAGYAEVLKYGLLGDAEFFAWLEASGDKVLAREPEALAHAIATSIRAKARIVAEDERETSGVRALLNLGHTFGHALEAETGFSDRLLHGEAVALGMVLAARYSARRGEMPAEEAERAAHAIAAAGLPSEISGLSLDCDGRQLADHMRHDKKMEGGTLPFLLLKAIGTAYLARDVEFADIAAFLDQELQRSETVSA from the coding sequence ATGGATGTGATCCGCGTAGCGCTGGCAGGGCGTGGATACGATGTGACGATCGAGCCGGGGCTGCTCGGCGACCTTTCTCGCAAGGCCGAGACGTCTCTTGCTTCGTATCGCGAGGGGCGAAAGATCCCGTTCGTCGCGGATTCAAACACGCATCAGCAATTCGGCGAGAGCGTCGATGCCACCTTGCGCTCGAGCGGCTACCGGGCCGAATGGTTCGTGGTCGAACCCGGCGAAGGCGCGAAATCGTGGCCGGTGCTCGAGAGGCTTACCGACTGGCTGCTCGATCTCGGCGTGACCCGCAGCGATCACGTCTTTGCACTGGGCGGAGGGGTGGTCGGCGATCTCACCGGCTTCGCCTGCGCAGTGACCAAACGCGGCTGCGGTTTCGTGCAGATTCCCACGACGCTGCTGGCGCAGGTCGATAGTTCCGTCGGCGGGAAGACCGCGATCAACACGCGCGCGGGCAAGAACCTGATCGGGGCTTTCCACCAGCCGTCCGCCGTGCTGATCGACCCGCAGGTGCTCGATACCCTGCCCGATCGCGAGATGCGTGCGGGCTATGCCGAGGTGCTCAAATACGGCCTGCTCGGCGACGCGGAGTTCTTCGCCTGGCTCGAAGCCAGCGGCGACAAGGTGCTGGCGCGCGAGCCGGAAGCGCTTGCTCACGCCATCGCCACCAGCATTCGCGCCAAGGCGCGCATCGTTGCCGAGGACGAACGGGAGACCAGCGGGGTGCGCGCGCTGCTCAATCTCGGGCACACGTTCGGGCATGCGCTGGAAGCCGAGACCGGCTTTTCCGACCGGCTGCTGCACGGCGAAGCGGTCGCGCTCGGCATGGTTCTGGCGGCACGCTATTCGGCGCGACGGGGGGAGATGCCGGCGGAGGAAGCGGAACGGGCAGCGCACGCCATTGCGGCGGCCGGCCTGCCCTCCGAAATCAGCGGACTGTCGCTGGATTGCGACGGGCGGCAGCTTGCCGATCACATGCGGCACGACAAGAAGATGGAGGGCGGCACCCTGCCGTTCCTGCTGCTCAAGGCGATCGGCACCGCGTATCTCGCGCGCGATGTGGAATTCGCCGATATTGCCGCATTTCTCGATCAGGAATTGCAGCGCAGCGAGACAGTTTCGGCGTGA
- a CDS encoding cyclase family protein produces the protein MTRFVDLSIPITNDVVSDPEVMRPKIEYMTHEDTWAQIAMFFPGLEKDDLPDGEGWAVEKVELATHNGTHMDAPWHYHSTTDEGASPAPSIDEAPLDLFFRPGVKLDFSHLPHGHVVSAAELEEAFAAIEYDLQPLDIVLIQSGAVYGTDNFIDQGVGLGAEATLWLTERGVQVVGTDAWSWDAPFSHTARRWAETRDPAIIWEGHKAGRIRPYYQIEKLTNLESLPPHGFMFSCFPVKIERASAGWIRAVAMVEA, from the coding sequence GTGACCCGCTTCGTCGATCTTTCGATACCGATCACCAACGATGTCGTGTCCGACCCGGAGGTGATGCGGCCGAAAATCGAATACATGACTCACGAAGATACGTGGGCGCAGATTGCGATGTTTTTCCCGGGTCTCGAAAAGGACGACCTGCCCGATGGCGAAGGATGGGCAGTCGAGAAGGTCGAACTGGCAACGCATAACGGCACCCACATGGACGCGCCGTGGCACTATCATTCGACCACGGACGAAGGCGCCTCTCCCGCCCCGAGCATCGACGAAGCGCCACTCGACCTGTTCTTTCGCCCTGGCGTGAAGCTCGATTTCTCGCACCTGCCCCATGGCCACGTCGTCAGCGCTGCCGAACTCGAGGAAGCATTCGCCGCAATCGAGTACGATCTCCAGCCGCTCGATATCGTGCTGATCCAGTCGGGCGCGGTCTATGGTACCGACAATTTCATCGATCAGGGTGTCGGGCTGGGCGCGGAGGCGACCCTGTGGCTTACCGAGCGCGGCGTGCAGGTCGTGGGAACCGATGCGTGGAGCTGGGACGCGCCGTTCAGCCACACGGCAAGACGATGGGCCGAAACGCGCGATCCCGCGATCATCTGGGAAGGCCACAAGGCCGGCCGCATCCGCCCGTATTACCAGATCGAGAAACTCACCAATCTCGAAAGCCTGCCACCGCACGGCTTCATGTTCAGCTGCTTTCCGGTGAAGATCGAACGCGCCAGCGCGGGCTGGATCAGGGCGGTGGCGATGGTCGAGGCGTGA
- a CDS encoding chloramphenicol phosphotransferase CPT family protein encodes MSGKVIILNGVSSAGKSTLARAIQQQSSATFLHVEMDAFIAFLPNGHEFRPDWFKLETIATEFGELPRISNGPRGAALLGVMRTFVIDAAGKGLDLVVDEVCHAPEANQYRSGLPASHSRFVKVSAPIEIIEKREKARGDRLIGLAREQSAHLHEGIDYDIEIDTSTASPSELAAQVLRTMGG; translated from the coding sequence GTGAGCGGCAAAGTCATCATCCTGAACGGCGTCAGCAGCGCCGGCAAATCGACACTGGCCCGCGCCATCCAGCAGCAATCAAGCGCGACATTTCTGCATGTGGAAATGGACGCGTTCATCGCTTTCCTCCCGAACGGTCACGAATTCAGACCTGACTGGTTCAAGCTGGAAACAATCGCGACGGAGTTCGGCGAGCTGCCGCGGATTTCGAATGGCCCGCGCGGTGCTGCGCTTCTCGGCGTGATGCGAACTTTCGTGATCGACGCAGCCGGTAAGGGGCTGGATCTGGTTGTCGATGAAGTCTGTCATGCGCCTGAAGCAAACCAATACCGCAGCGGCTTGCCGGCCAGCCATTCCCGGTTCGTCAAGGTTTCCGCGCCGATCGAGATTATCGAGAAGCGCGAGAAAGCGCGGGGTGATCGACTGATCGGGCTCGCACGCGAGCAGTCCGCTCACCTGCACGAAGGGATTGATTACGATATTGAAATCGACACGAGCACCGCAAGTCCGAGCGAGCTTGCTGCTCAGGTGCTGAGGACCATGGGCGGCTGA